A region from the Medicago truncatula cultivar Jemalong A17 chromosome 6, MtrunA17r5.0-ANR, whole genome shotgun sequence genome encodes:
- the LOC112422623 gene encoding uncharacterized protein — MNIPLMYGLSRSAWEHCNYLIHSWILNSVSRQIAQTIVFHEYAIDVWIELQERLSKVGRVIISSLHSVINNLKQGKKLCLITCAHPCRCESMRSARNFCLEDEVIQFLTRLNDTFEVVKNPVLLMDPLPSINKVYSLVTQEESNNHGVTAHFLTRIIILLIFVIKNMVSLMLTRMNI, encoded by the exons ATGAATATACCATTGATGTATGGATTGAGCCGTAGTGCTTGGGAACACTGTAACTACCTGATCCATTCTTGGATTTTGAACTCTGTTTCTCGTCAAATTGCTCAGACTATAGTATTCCATGAATACGCCATTGATGTATGGATTGAGCTTCAAGAACGCCTCTCTAAGGTTGGTAGAGtaataatttcttctttacATTCTGTCATTAACAACTTGAAGCAAGGAAAAAAATTGTGCTTGATTACTTGTGCTCACCCTTGTCGTTGTGAATCCATGAGATCGGCTCGCAATTTTTGTTTGGAGGATGAAGTCATTCAGTTTTTGACTCGCTTGAATGATACTTTTGAAGTTGTAAAGAATCCGGTTTTGCTTATGGATCCTCTTCCTTCTATTAACAAAGTTTATTCATTGGTCACTCAGGAAGAAAGCAACAATCATGGTGTCACTGCACATTTTTTAACAAGAATAATCATACTGTTGATTTTTGTTATCAAAAACATGGTTTCCCTAATGCTAACAA gaatgaatatttga
- the LOC25496399 gene encoding transcription factor bHLH19: MEEINNTTMNVSSTNSWLSDLEMDEYNLFAEESNLNFLDTDVVEFLSHDIGNVFQEQNKQQCFTSGSTPKSLSNSSCYETNMELKTIDHSNKVNETFSPKLSPSNSSLQFQIPSFDNSPNSPTTKSSQLCGFDPTLNSKQNLETKTSKSKRSRTHQGQDHIMAERKRREKLTQNFIALAALVPNLKKVDKYSVLVDTIKYLKELKKRLIILEEQNEKTKIESPIILTKPGLCNNDNSSSCDESIDCVVDLPFQVEARILGKYMLIRIQCQEHIGLLVKIMVEIQRFKLFVVNNSVLPFGDSILDITIIAQLDEGYNMCIKELVKNLRMEALKFMSS; encoded by the exons ATGGAAGaaatcaacaacacaacaatgaACGTATCATCAACCAACAGCTGGTTATCTGATTTG GAAATGGACGAATACAATTTATTTGCAGAGGAAAGCAACCTGAATTTTCTTGATACAGATGTGGTAGAGTTTCTTTCACATGACATAGGTAATGTAttccaagaacaaaacaaacaacaatgtTTCACTTCAGGGTCCACTCCCAAATCTCTTAGCAACTCATCATGTTATGAAACAAATATGGAGCTGAAAACAATTGATCATAGCAACAAAGTCAATGAAACCTTTTCACCAAAACTTTCTCCATCTAACTCATCTTTACAGTTTCAAATTCCATCTTTTGACAACTCTCCAAATTCACCCACTACAAAGTCCTCACAATTATGTGGATTTGACCCTACCTTAAACTCAAAACAAAACTTGGAAACAAAAACCTCAAAGAGCAAAAGGTCTCGTACACATCAAGGTCAAGATCATATCATGgctgagagaaagagaagagagaaactcACCCAAAACTTCATTGCTCTTGCAGCTCTTGTTCCTAACCTTAAAAAG GTGGACAAATATTCTGTATTAGTTGACACtatcaaatatttgaaagaGCTTAAAAAGCGTTTGATAATTTTGGAAGAACAAaatgagaaaacaaaaatagagtCACCGATAATCTTGACCAAACCAGGCCTCTGCAACAATGACAACTCCTCGTCATGTGATGAGAGCATTgattgtgttgttgatttacCATTTCAAGTGGAAGCAAGAATCTTAGGAAAATATATGTTGATTCGAATCCAATGCCAAGAGCACATAGGGCTTCTAGTTAAAATTATGGTTGAGATTCAAAGGTTTAAACTATTCGTTGTCAATAATAGTGTCTTACCTTTTGGAGATTCTATCCTCGACATTACTATTATTGCTCAG ttGGATGAAGGCTACAACATGTGCATAAAGGAACTTGTGAAGAACCTACGCATGGAAGCATTGAAGTTTATGTCATCATAA